One genomic window of Desulfurococcus mucosus DSM 2162 includes the following:
- a CDS encoding universal stress protein, producing the protein MSEAPTYEISFYFRKILVPIDGSENSLKALEFALDLAKHYGSKIVVAYAKPKGDSRGDPFERARIKIAREGLNVQYKVIEYDPSNSNTPSTLVREIIEGGYDAVVLGARGLSLTTDIPIGSTALSLVINSPVSVFIIR; encoded by the coding sequence ATGAGCGAGGCCCCTACATACGAGATAAGCTTCTACTTTAGAAAAATACTTGTCCCAATAGATGGAAGCGAGAACAGTCTAAAAGCACTTGAATTCGCACTAGACTTAGCCAAGCACTACGGCTCCAAGATAGTTGTTGCATATGCTAAGCCCAAGGGGGATTCAAGAGGCGACCCCTTTGAACGTGCAAGAATAAAGATCGCTAGAGAAGGACTCAACGTGCAATACAAGGTCATAGAGTACGATCCCTCCAACAGTAACACGCCCTCCACTCTAGTGAGGGAGATTATAGAAGGAGGCTATGACGCAGTAGTGCTCGGTGCCCGCGGCCTCAGTCTCACAACAGATATACCGATAGGTAGCACAGCCCTCTCACTAGTGATAAATTCACCGGTTTCAGTGTTCATAATCAGGTAG
- a CDS encoding M28 family peptidase, translated as MPTWGLTGLIKELLSSLAKNARGSLTSDMVNMLTRHHRIQGSTGLENALSDLYDALEGIGYSPRVIEVPSDSRKGFIDSPVSWEIEDAFLQFKAGGKLLEEYSFTEHPTLVAAHSPPGEGCGTLSLCNGGECHGDAVLARGPAYEAYSRADAKLVVVYEPKRYIDAVPYTGLFLHSNEVKDTVVMNIPYRTALKLMSMLVENPGRKIEVCWSNRSRYTSKPMHVLIACNDNVDGPGVVLVSHICHPRPGAHDNASGSVANYVAAFISHVMRLDIPLCHVWVPEFTGTVYLDRALPWRPLGVVNLDMVGSKQWITGSTLNIVNAPLYMDSTIVPYTYLAVKAVLDTAPSFSGFDLPGSRYSLSPYTAGSDHDVFLSWGVDTVMLNEWPSKYYHTDMDTAETLSQRSLTDTAVASLLAAYMAYKRYRVNFVTNVFLDYLKTWYALEAMKTGFNTGLDELSRRISDQARLKPGEIRGIASPVSTRLIQRLIGFEKYREITEVKGAVSYLTLYAPLAYVNGISDASQLFQLENLVKWSNREEALISEAWELIRNEVLK; from the coding sequence TTGCCTACATGGGGATTGACAGGCTTGATTAAAGAATTATTGAGCTCCCTTGCGAAAAACGCACGTGGCTCACTTACATCGGACATGGTAAACATGTTGACGCGACACCATAGGATCCAGGGAAGCACCGGGCTCGAAAACGCGTTAAGCGACCTCTATGACGCATTAGAGGGAATAGGGTACTCGCCCCGTGTGATCGAGGTGCCAAGTGACTCAAGGAAGGGGTTCATAGATTCACCCGTATCCTGGGAGATAGAGGATGCATTCCTACAGTTCAAGGCAGGCGGTAAACTACTCGAGGAATACAGCTTCACCGAGCATCCAACACTGGTGGCAGCGCACTCCCCGCCAGGGGAGGGATGCGGAACCCTCTCACTATGCAATGGCGGTGAGTGCCATGGTGACGCTGTACTGGCCAGGGGACCCGCCTACGAGGCCTATAGCAGGGCCGATGCGAAACTCGTCGTAGTTTACGAGCCGAAAAGATACATTGACGCCGTCCCATACACCGGTCTATTCCTCCATAGCAACGAGGTCAAGGATACAGTTGTAATGAACATACCGTATAGGACGGCATTGAAACTCATGTCTATGCTCGTGGAGAACCCTGGCAGGAAGATAGAGGTATGCTGGAGCAATAGATCCAGGTATACGAGTAAGCCCATGCACGTTCTCATCGCTTGCAACGACAACGTAGATGGCCCCGGAGTAGTCCTCGTAAGCCATATATGTCACCCCAGGCCCGGTGCCCATGACAATGCCAGTGGAAGCGTCGCCAATTACGTGGCCGCCTTCATCTCCCATGTAATGAGGCTAGACATACCTCTATGCCATGTATGGGTGCCAGAGTTCACTGGCACCGTGTACCTGGATAGGGCACTACCATGGCGCCCGCTTGGAGTAGTGAACTTGGACATGGTGGGCTCCAAGCAGTGGATTACTGGTTCAACACTCAACATCGTTAATGCCCCCCTCTACATGGATTCAACCATTGTTCCATACACATATCTAGCGGTGAAAGCAGTCCTTGACACGGCTCCCTCCTTCAGTGGATTCGATCTCCCTGGATCCAGGTACTCTCTATCACCGTATACTGCTGGAAGCGACCACGACGTCTTCCTCTCATGGGGAGTAGACACAGTCATGCTTAACGAGTGGCCCAGCAAGTACTACCACACAGACATGGATACAGCGGAAACCCTCTCGCAACGCAGCTTAACCGATACAGCTGTTGCATCACTGCTCGCAGCGTACATGGCCTATAAGAGGTATAGGGTTAATTTCGTCACCAACGTGTTTCTAGACTACCTGAAGACATGGTACGCTCTGGAAGCCATGAAGACTGGATTCAACACCGGGTTAGACGAGCTCTCAAGGAGAATCAGTGATCAAGCCAGGCTCAAGCCCGGTGAAATAAGGGGGATTGCCTCACCGGTGTCGACTAGACTGATACAGAGGCTCATAGGCTTCGAGAAGTATAGGGAGATAACCGAGGTTAAGGGTGCTGTATCATATCTAACCCTTTATGCCCCTCTAGCATACGTCAACGGCATAAGTGATGCATCACAGCTATTCCAACTCGAAAACCTGGTTAAATGGAGCAATAGGGAGGAAGCGTTAATTAGCGAAGCATGGGAATTAATCAGGAATGAAGTGTTGAAGTGA
- a CDS encoding type II glyceraldehyde-3-phosphate dehydrogenase, which yields MPVKIAVNGYGTIGKRIVDAVLSNKDFRLVGIAKYRVDYSAYLAARKGIPIYVPRERASEFREAGLEPHGYVDYLFEEADLIYDASPGGKGAGNKKIYESYGKPGVFQGGEEPGVAELSYSTLCNFEEALNKKYVRVVSCNTTGMLRLLCTLHREYGVKRALSVIIRRAADPKEDQRGPVNSILLDPPSIPSHHGLDARTVAPWLDIVTAAAVVPTTLMHMQFIEVELSTQVNRGDVVELLDGINRFLLVESASTGIDSTSKVMELARDSGRPRGDIYENIVFIDSLSINASRLYLFQGIHQESIVIPENIDVAYAMLGIESDPLKVMERVDSTLGIGGLRRFISPHGYIQIGGAP from the coding sequence ATGCCCGTGAAGATCGCTGTAAACGGCTATGGAACAATAGGGAAGAGAATAGTTGACGCCGTGCTATCCAACAAGGATTTCAGGCTGGTTGGGATAGCCAAGTACAGGGTAGACTACTCCGCCTACCTGGCCGCCAGGAAGGGAATACCCATATATGTGCCCAGGGAGAGAGCTAGCGAGTTCCGTGAAGCCGGCTTAGAGCCCCATGGATACGTAGACTACCTCTTTGAAGAAGCAGACCTAATATATGACGCATCACCCGGGGGCAAGGGAGCCGGCAACAAGAAGATCTATGAATCCTATGGGAAACCCGGGGTTTTCCAAGGAGGCGAGGAACCCGGGGTAGCTGAGCTCAGCTATAGTACCCTCTGTAATTTCGAGGAAGCATTAAACAAGAAGTATGTGAGAGTCGTAAGCTGTAACACCACCGGTATGTTGAGGCTACTGTGCACCCTGCACAGGGAGTATGGTGTGAAGAGAGCGCTTTCAGTAATAATCAGGAGAGCAGCCGATCCAAAGGAGGATCAAAGGGGACCCGTGAACTCAATACTCCTGGATCCACCTAGCATACCGAGCCACCACGGACTAGATGCTCGAACCGTTGCACCATGGTTGGACATAGTGACAGCCGCTGCAGTCGTCCCCACGACACTTATGCATATGCAGTTCATTGAAGTAGAGCTCTCAACCCAGGTGAATAGAGGTGATGTAGTGGAACTCCTTGACGGAATCAACAGGTTCCTACTGGTTGAATCCGCTTCGACAGGCATAGATTCCACGAGCAAGGTAATGGAGCTAGCGAGAGACAGCGGTAGGCCGCGTGGTGATATTTATGAAAACATCGTGTTCATTGATTCGCTAAGCATTAACGCCTCCAGACTCTACCTCTTCCAAGGCATACACCAGGAGTCGATAGTTATCCCGGAGAACATTGATGTAGCCTACGCTATGCTGGGCATCGAATCAGACCCATTGAAAGTGATGGAAAGAGTGGACAGCACCCTAGGTATCGGCGGGTTGAGAAGATTCATTAGCCCCCATGGATATATCCAGATTGGTGGAGCTCCATGA
- a CDS encoding glycogen/starch/alpha-glucan phosphorylase, with product MVIVSITPEIALEGSRIFAGGLGVLEGDKLYGAGDMGLDYVALSLFYRHGYVSISFQGLQPSLGPERQEKSFLEKLTPEEEFVVTLKGNEVIVRPWVYRYKTAKAVLFEAVCPQWARKLTERVYLEDGMEETFLKYALLAKAASHYIRNVIGLENISVVDLEESYTALILNTLDLADRARIIIHTPGPWGHPGFPGEFIAREFGLFLGDYVSLSEYALSRLKSAIVVSKKQEDVVGKIFPAHAGKFRGITNGIYLPRWMHPELYKAWRQGVFQREILVKARSESRGRLLSLIRSVKSNVNADGRIIVAWTRRLARYKRPYFAARFIEENPDVNAFFILAGKPHPRDNDGLGYLKKFRELDLKLANTVYLQDYNIETARLIAQGSDLWLFTPFSGWEACGTSFMKAQVNGVPVLSSRDGGALEIIEDGVTGWLFGQDLRDFTNIYTDPRAGEIDEREYQEFRNKLLWIIDMYQSDPEKYLEISMNAWMKTPGKVDIAGVLKKYYFETTT from the coding sequence GTGGTCATAGTCAGCATAACCCCTGAAATAGCCCTTGAGGGTTCACGCATATTTGCAGGGGGGCTCGGTGTTCTCGAGGGAGATAAGCTCTACGGAGCCGGCGACATGGGGTTGGACTATGTTGCATTATCCCTCTTCTACAGGCATGGCTATGTTTCGATATCGTTCCAGGGGTTGCAACCCTCCCTAGGCCCTGAGAGACAGGAGAAGAGTTTCCTGGAGAAGCTGACCCCTGAAGAAGAGTTCGTCGTGACCCTGAAAGGCAATGAGGTAATAGTTAGACCATGGGTCTACAGGTATAAGACGGCGAAAGCCGTGTTATTTGAGGCTGTCTGCCCCCAGTGGGCTAGGAAGCTCACTGAGAGAGTGTACCTTGAGGACGGGATGGAGGAGACATTCCTCAAGTACGCTCTATTAGCGAAGGCGGCATCCCACTACATCAGGAATGTCATCGGGCTGGAGAACATAAGCGTCGTAGACCTCGAGGAATCGTATACGGCATTAATCCTGAACACGCTTGACCTGGCTGACAGGGCTAGGATAATAATCCATACTCCTGGCCCCTGGGGGCACCCCGGGTTCCCAGGCGAGTTCATAGCTAGAGAGTTCGGGTTGTTCCTAGGGGACTATGTGAGCCTTTCAGAGTATGCGCTTTCACGGCTTAAGTCAGCAATAGTGGTCTCGAAGAAGCAGGAGGATGTCGTGGGCAAAATATTTCCGGCACACGCGGGTAAGTTCAGGGGGATAACTAACGGCATATACCTGCCGAGATGGATGCATCCAGAGCTCTACAAGGCGTGGAGGCAGGGGGTTTTCCAGCGAGAGATCCTTGTGAAGGCGAGGAGTGAGTCACGCGGGAGGCTTCTCTCCCTGATTAGAAGCGTTAAGAGTAATGTGAATGCTGATGGTAGAATAATCGTGGCGTGGACGAGGAGGCTGGCTAGGTATAAGAGACCGTACTTTGCGGCTAGATTCATAGAGGAGAATCCTGATGTGAACGCGTTCTTCATACTAGCCGGCAAACCCCATCCAAGAGATAACGACGGGTTGGGGTACTTGAAGAAGTTCAGGGAGCTCGATCTAAAGCTCGCGAACACCGTGTATCTCCAGGACTATAACATTGAGACGGCAAGACTCATTGCCCAGGGGTCAGACCTATGGCTTTTCACACCGTTCAGTGGGTGGGAGGCCTGTGGAACAAGCTTTATGAAAGCACAAGTAAACGGGGTGCCAGTGCTTTCAAGCAGGGATGGAGGAGCCCTTGAAATAATTGAAGACGGGGTCACCGGCTGGTTGTTCGGCCAGGATCTCAGGGACTTCACCAATATATACACTGATCCAAGGGCCGGCGAGATAGATGAGAGGGAATACCAGGAGTTCAGGAATAAGCTTCTATGGATAATAGACATGTATCAGAGCGATCCTGAGAAGTATCTCGAGATATCGATGAATGCTTGGATGAAGACGCCTGGGAAAGTGGACATAGCCGGCGTGCTTAAAAAATACTATTTTGAAACCACTACCTGA
- a CDS encoding purine-nucleoside phosphorylase, giving the protein MPVHIKASPGEIAENTIAVGDPGRVDLLSGILEDARVVNTHRGLKTVTGFYKGKRVTIATHGIGAPSASIVFEELYQLGARRIVRVGTTGGIRRDTRIGDVVVATGAMYVQNGCGLGQYIPGLCGASSPDPVLTTRIMEALSKNGLNFKKGPVFSSDAFYAEDPSFAEKMSHYGVVAVEMEAAALFTLGWMRGFDTSCVLVVSDVLHGEEAMKKYLTTEELAEVFLKIGKTIMDVFHDYY; this is encoded by the coding sequence ATGCCGGTACATATAAAGGCTTCCCCAGGAGAAATAGCTGAGAACACTATAGCTGTAGGTGACCCTGGACGCGTCGACCTCTTATCAGGCATCCTTGAAGATGCCAGGGTGGTTAACACCCATAGAGGGTTAAAGACCGTTACCGGATTCTACAAAGGCAAGAGGGTTACCATTGCAACCCATGGAATAGGGGCCCCAAGTGCCAGTATAGTTTTCGAGGAACTATATCAACTCGGTGCCAGACGAATAGTTAGAGTGGGAACAACCGGTGGCATAAGGCGTGACACAAGGATAGGAGACGTAGTTGTAGCGACTGGTGCCATGTATGTTCAAAACGGATGCGGACTCGGACAATACATCCCTGGGTTATGCGGTGCCTCCTCACCGGACCCCGTGTTAACCACCAGGATAATGGAGGCGTTAAGCAAGAATGGATTGAACTTCAAGAAAGGCCCTGTGTTCTCGAGCGACGCATTCTACGCAGAGGACCCATCCTTCGCCGAGAAAATGTCCCACTACGGCGTCGTAGCCGTAGAAATGGAGGCAGCAGCGCTCTTCACCCTTGGCTGGATGCGTGGATTCGATACCTCCTGCGTCCTCGTGGTCAGCGATGTACTCCACGGTGAAGAAGCAATGAAGAAGTATTTAACCACCGAGGAGCTCGCCGAGGTATTCCTGAAGATTGGAAAAACAATCATGGATGTCTTCCACGATTACTACTGA
- a CDS encoding helix-turn-helix domain-containing protein, which produces MKAFCEVLNRKIMPTAKSYIAVKLVREYGFTQLEVARILDMKQSAVNYVLTGRRKPKYYESLLSIHGFKQLLDETAASLGTGGSIGFNQCDLCRSLFLRGLYRSVIEAVGEPVDELISPARG; this is translated from the coding sequence GTGAAAGCGTTTTGCGAAGTATTGAACAGGAAGATAATGCCAACGGCTAAGTCCTATATAGCGGTAAAGCTTGTAAGGGAATACGGCTTCACACAGCTGGAGGTGGCGAGGATCCTAGATATGAAGCAATCGGCTGTAAACTATGTGCTTACCGGGAGGAGAAAACCCAAGTACTATGAGAGTTTACTGAGCATACACGGGTTCAAGCAGCTCCTCGACGAGACAGCGGCTTCCCTGGGTACGGGTGGTTCCATAGGCTTTAATCAATGTGACCTTTGTCGTTCACTATTTCTAAGAGGACTCTACAGGAGCGTTATCGAAGCCGTTGGAGAACCCGTTGATGAACTAATCTCTCCTGCTCGTGGTTAG
- the pheT gene encoding phenylalanine--tRNA ligase subunit beta, producing the protein MPVIRVSMSDLESLLAKRLTLEELYKGLTRLKCEIENIAGDTVEYEANHDRPDLFSSEGLARALRPFLGLKERHYRIEESGNVRGYAEDVAGRPYIALAVVRDVVLSEEAISQIMQLQEKLASTYGRGRRKASIGVYDLDLIKPPIYYRAVDPDKAKYIPLNEKREMTLREVLSKTDKGRLYGYIIEHMERYPVLMDSEERILSLAPILNADYNKVTTKTRNILVDSTGLSPDIVVDMVTIMSANIVERSRSGVVELVRVEHPGGLVIEAPRKAGSTITVDLGDVSRLLGVELSVEEALKLLQQHYYRVKSVSGKVFSVEAPAYRIDVKTWVDVAEDIAVSYGYHALGGQADSLPPSISVGRLHPLEYASRRIRDILVGMGFTEVSNYMMSSVEAQTSLLGGGREVFIVENPKSEKYTALRSWLTPGLLETIVENTGKRPRIAVFEIGDVVIPDASRETGARVERRLCVALSHEKATLTDGLAVVKALLRDLGVKPLFEGATIAGFLQGRTAVIRVDDDNVGFVGEVEPGILYRLGVVNPVVIAEMVLNKVINH; encoded by the coding sequence ATGCCAGTGATCAGGGTCAGCATGAGTGACCTGGAGAGCCTCTTAGCTAAGAGGCTCACACTGGAGGAACTCTACAAGGGGTTGACTAGGCTTAAATGCGAGATCGAGAATATCGCGGGCGACACAGTTGAGTATGAAGCAAACCATGATCGCCCCGACTTATTCAGTAGCGAGGGCTTGGCGAGAGCACTTAGGCCTTTCCTAGGCCTGAAGGAAAGGCACTACAGGATTGAGGAGTCGGGAAATGTAAGGGGATACGCGGAGGATGTTGCAGGTAGACCCTACATAGCCCTCGCCGTTGTAAGGGATGTAGTGTTAAGCGAGGAGGCGATCTCACAGATCATGCAACTACAGGAGAAGCTGGCTTCAACCTATGGCCGTGGACGCAGGAAGGCGAGCATAGGGGTATACGATCTCGATCTCATTAAGCCACCCATATACTACCGCGCCGTAGATCCAGATAAAGCAAAATATATCCCGCTCAACGAGAAACGCGAGATGACCCTTAGAGAGGTTCTCAGCAAGACCGATAAAGGGAGGCTGTACGGATACATAATCGAGCACATGGAAAGGTACCCGGTGCTCATGGACTCCGAGGAGAGGATACTGAGCCTGGCCCCGATACTTAATGCCGACTACAATAAGGTGACGACAAAGACGCGTAATATACTGGTTGATTCAACCGGTTTAAGCCCCGATATAGTAGTAGACATGGTTACCATAATGTCAGCCAACATAGTGGAGCGCTCCCGGAGCGGCGTAGTGGAGCTTGTGAGAGTAGAGCACCCAGGCGGACTGGTTATTGAAGCACCGAGGAAGGCCGGGAGCACTATCACTGTAGACCTTGGCGACGTGAGCAGGCTGCTTGGCGTTGAGCTAAGCGTGGAGGAAGCACTCAAGCTACTTCAACAACACTACTACAGGGTTAAATCCGTGAGCGGGAAAGTATTCAGTGTTGAAGCACCAGCCTACAGAATCGACGTGAAGACATGGGTGGATGTAGCAGAGGACATAGCTGTGTCCTATGGATACCACGCACTAGGTGGGCAAGCAGACTCCCTGCCTCCATCCATCAGTGTTGGAAGACTGCATCCACTTGAATATGCCTCGAGAAGAATAAGGGATATACTGGTTGGAATGGGGTTTACAGAGGTGTCGAACTACATGATGAGCAGTGTTGAGGCACAGACCTCGCTACTCGGCGGTGGGCGCGAAGTCTTCATCGTTGAAAACCCCAAGTCGGAGAAATATACGGCTTTAAGGTCATGGCTGACGCCGGGCTTACTTGAGACCATTGTGGAGAACACTGGTAAGAGGCCTAGAATAGCTGTCTTCGAAATAGGGGATGTCGTAATACCGGATGCGTCGAGGGAGACAGGGGCACGCGTTGAGAGAAGGCTCTGTGTGGCGCTCTCCCATGAGAAGGCCACGCTCACCGATGGTCTAGCAGTGGTGAAGGCTTTGCTCAGGGATCTCGGTGTCAAACCCCTATTTGAAGGTGCAACTATCGCTGGTTTTCTCCAGGGGAGAACTGCGGTGATACGGGTGGACGATGACAATGTAGGCTTCGTGGGCGAGGTTGAACCAGGGATATTGTATAGGCTTGGAGTCGTCAACCCAGTGGTTATCGCTGAGATGGTCTTGAACAAGGTTATTAACCATTGA
- a CDS encoding cation:proton antiporter: MIYGEMNTLGYVFLGILLSKVVGHLLRRHSIGEVAGYLIVGIILGVTVGRDEYIHDLSLVSSIAAIFVVFYAGVTSSLEDVVENSASALAVSLTSVAVTVITVLAIVMYLGYSFETALLVALLLSNTATEMASMLVERLPLHVKSMLVSASFIDDLFMVLATSAYYMWRLTGHVNEALVSTVVALAATLVVFTLITRQRLILNPVFNYMSRNMAYFTDASLIMLSLLLLLAFESGMSYIIAAYLAGILVSGGLGMKDPMLRYRARVSDFTNILGSVIDGLFTPLFMLYVGLHIRISAVDPVLLAALLAAGIATKMLSYFAFLKARGEDTSVGVTAGFSMTGRGVLELTLLVKGFELGLVSVEVFNTIVAVALSTIVISVIAVSVMNRLLD, from the coding sequence GTGATCTACGGGGAGATGAATACACTAGGCTATGTTTTCCTCGGTATTCTTCTCTCAAAGGTGGTTGGGCACCTACTGAGGAGGCACAGTATAGGTGAAGTAGCCGGGTATCTTATCGTGGGCATAATCCTCGGCGTTACCGTGGGGAGGGACGAGTACATCCATGATCTCTCACTAGTCTCTAGTATCGCAGCCATATTCGTAGTATTCTACGCTGGGGTGACAAGTAGTCTTGAGGATGTGGTCGAGAATTCAGCCTCAGCATTGGCGGTATCGCTGACCTCGGTTGCCGTCACGGTGATCACAGTATTAGCCATTGTAATGTATCTTGGGTATTCATTCGAGACAGCGCTCCTCGTAGCCCTACTGCTCTCGAACACCGCTACAGAGATGGCTTCAATGCTCGTTGAGAGGCTCCCGTTACACGTCAAGTCTATGCTGGTTTCAGCCAGCTTCATAGACGATCTCTTCATGGTATTAGCTACATCAGCATACTACATGTGGCGGTTGACAGGGCACGTCAACGAGGCATTAGTGTCCACGGTGGTCGCGTTGGCTGCAACACTGGTAGTCTTCACCTTGATTACGAGGCAGAGGCTTATCCTTAACCCGGTTTTCAATTACATGTCTAGAAACATGGCGTACTTCACTGATGCATCATTGATAATGCTTTCCCTCCTCCTCTTGCTAGCCTTTGAGTCAGGCATGAGCTACATTATAGCGGCTTACCTCGCCGGAATACTGGTCTCAGGGGGGCTGGGGATGAAGGATCCCATGCTCAGGTACAGGGCCAGGGTAAGTGATTTCACAAATATTCTCGGCAGCGTGATCGACGGCTTGTTCACGCCTCTATTTATGTTGTATGTGGGGCTCCATATTAGAATCAGTGCCGTGGACCCGGTGCTCCTCGCAGCACTCCTGGCCGCGGGCATTGCTACAAAGATGCTGAGCTACTTTGCCTTCCTAAAGGCCCGGGGAGAAGACACGTCTGTAGGTGTAACAGCCGGCTTCTCGATGACGGGGAGGGGTGTACTAGAGCTGACACTACTGGTCAAGGGGTTTGAACTAGGGCTTGTATCAGTAGAAGTATTCAACACCATAGTCGCCGTAGCCTTGTCAACAATAGTTATCTCAGTGATCGCTGTGTCAGTCATGAATAGGCTGCTGGATTAA
- a CDS encoding phosphoglycerate kinase, with the protein MSHLEIPRLPSVRDVNISGKKVFMRIDVNVPIDPETGDILDDRRIKIHSMFIKKMLEDYQPALVLASHQGRPGDDDFTTMEKHAELLSKYTGRDIRYVPDIIGPRALEEINNLKPGEALLLDNLRLLSEEVIEAPPERQALTIMAKRLSAVFNIYVNDAFATAHRSQPSIVGLPLLMPSCMGPLFEQEIAAVRRVFNSAESPRIYVLGGSKVRELLRVIENLMRNKLADRILTTGLLAQLFLAAKGVNIGTENMKILEEKGLLPLVPRARYILLRGAPIETPVDLRVEVNGDVRNTYIGGITGVAKDIGENTMQIYSDLIRDARIIVMRGPAGVIEDERFREGTLRILDAVYSSNAFTLIAGGHLASMVDESKLTSRIHVSTGGNALLLFLSGEELPALKALELSAKMFLGW; encoded by the coding sequence ATGAGCCACCTCGAGATTCCTCGACTACCCTCCGTAAGGGACGTCAATATTTCAGGCAAGAAGGTATTCATGCGGATAGATGTAAATGTCCCTATAGATCCTGAAACAGGCGACATCCTCGATGATAGACGCATAAAGATACACTCCATGTTCATCAAGAAGATGCTCGAGGACTACCAGCCTGCCCTGGTACTGGCTTCACACCAGGGGAGGCCGGGCGACGACGATTTCACAACAATGGAGAAGCATGCGGAGCTACTCTCCAAGTATACTGGGAGAGATATACGCTACGTCCCAGACATCATAGGTCCAAGAGCCCTAGAGGAAATCAACAATCTGAAACCCGGTGAAGCACTACTCCTCGACAACCTCAGGCTGCTTTCAGAGGAGGTGATCGAGGCTCCCCCGGAGAGGCAGGCGCTGACAATCATGGCTAAGCGGCTCTCAGCAGTCTTCAACATATATGTAAACGACGCCTTCGCAACCGCGCATAGAAGCCAGCCAAGCATTGTGGGACTACCACTACTCATGCCTAGCTGCATGGGCCCCCTCTTCGAACAAGAGATCGCCGCTGTTAGGAGAGTATTTAACTCGGCTGAATCCCCCAGGATATACGTGCTCGGCGGCTCAAAAGTCAGGGAGCTGCTGAGAGTTATCGAGAACCTGATGAGGAATAAGCTGGCTGACCGGATACTTACCACAGGCCTCCTGGCACAGTTATTCCTAGCCGCTAAAGGGGTAAACATAGGAACCGAGAACATGAAGATACTTGAAGAGAAGGGACTTCTACCACTGGTTCCAAGAGCCAGGTATATACTGCTACGCGGTGCACCGATAGAGACACCAGTTGACCTAAGGGTCGAGGTCAACGGTGATGTCAGGAACACCTACATCGGCGGAATCACTGGTGTAGCCAAGGACATAGGCGAGAACACTATGCAAATATATAGCGACCTGATAAGGGACGCCAGGATTATAGTGATGCGTGGCCCAGCCGGAGTAATAGAGGATGAAAGATTCAGGGAGGGCACACTAAGGATACTTGACGCCGTCTACAGCTCCAACGCGTTCACACTTATAGCGGGAGGGCACCTGGCATCCATGGTTGATGAATCGAAGCTGACAAGCAGAATACATGTATCAACAGGTGGAAACGCCCTGCTACTCTTCCTCTCAGGCGAGGAGCTCCCAGCACTGAAAGCCCTGGAGTTATCGGCTAAAATGTTCCTGGGATGGTAG